The following proteins are co-located in the Halarcobacter sp. genome:
- a CDS encoding glycosyltransferase family 2 protein, with translation MISIENISVVIIAKNAQLTIKNTLKSLKTFSDVVLFLNDTTDNTVEIAKEFDNINIIEGDFTGFGPTKNQAALHAKNDWILSLDSDEVLAEEFILNLSKLSLDESCVYKILRSNYYKKTEVRHCWGKDEIVRVYNRKLTSFNDNKVHEYVLEKDLKVELLNGEVKHYPYSNITDFIIKLDRYSTLFAQDKKGKKNSSPTKAFFNGWFSFFKTYFIKRGFLDGYAGLVIAFSHMATNFYKYIKLYEANKELKK, from the coding sequence ATGATAAGTATTGAAAATATATCTGTAGTAATTATTGCAAAAAATGCACAATTAACAATAAAAAATACTTTAAAAAGTTTAAAAACTTTTTCTGATGTTGTTCTTTTTTTGAATGATACGACAGATAATACAGTAGAAATCGCAAAAGAATTTGATAATATAAATATTATTGAGGGTGATTTCACTGGATTTGGTCCTACGAAAAATCAAGCAGCTTTACATGCAAAAAATGATTGGATTCTATCATTGGATTCTGATGAAGTATTAGCGGAAGAGTTTATTTTAAATTTATCAAAACTATCTTTAGATGAGAGTTGTGTATATAAGATTTTAAGAAGTAATTATTACAAAAAAACTGAAGTTAGACATTGTTGGGGGAAAGATGAGATTGTTAGAGTTTATAACAGAAAATTAACTTCTTTTAATGATAATAAAGTACACGAATATGTATTAGAAAAGGATTTGAAAGTTGAACTTTTAAATGGAGAAGTAAAACATTACCCTTATTCAAACATTACGGATTTTATAATAAAACTTGATAGATATTCAACTCTTTTTGCCCAAGATAAGAAAGGCAAAAAGAACTCTTCTCCAACAAAAGCTTTTTTTAATGGTTGGTTCTCTTTTTTTAAAACATATTTTATAAAAAGAGGTTTTTTAGATGGTTATGCAGGACTTGTAATTGCATTTTCACATATGGCAACAAATTTTTATAAATATATAAAACTTTATGAAGCCAATAAAGAGTTAAAAAAATGA
- a CDS encoding GDSL-type esterase/lipase family protein yields MIDFKNILILFFIINYFNFISANNIFDSYLKEYENKYNLLNNLPENHNYKIAMLGDSITAGAYWNELLDNQKVLNLGVSADQTNLIINNKKYGLISRIDNLDNGFNKAFIMIGINDFGFNKSVSSVFNSYIKIIRKIEKNNIEPVIQSTLYMTKNEFKLDYKEINKKVEKLNKLLYDYCIKNDLIYISVNTKLSNNNLLMDKYTVDGIHLNDKGYEIWSEIIKKKM; encoded by the coding sequence ATGATTGATTTCAAAAATATTTTAATACTTTTTTTCATAATAAATTATTTTAATTTTATAAGTGCAAATAATATTTTTGACTCTTACTTGAAAGAATATGAAAATAAATACAATTTATTAAATAATTTACCAGAAAATCATAATTATAAAATTGCAATGCTCGGTGATTCAATAACAGCTGGTGCTTATTGGAATGAACTTTTAGACAATCAAAAAGTCTTAAATCTAGGAGTTAGTGCAGATCAAACTAATTTAATTATTAATAATAAAAAATATGGGTTGATTTCGAGAATTGATAATTTAGATAATGGTTTTAATAAAGCATTTATAATGATAGGTATTAATGATTTTGGTTTTAATAAAAGTGTTAGTAGTGTTTTTAATTCATATATTAAAATAATAAGAAAAATTGAAAAAAATAATATCGAACCCGTTATTCAATCGACACTTTATATGACAAAAAATGAGTTTAAATTGGATTATAAAGAGATAAATAAAAAAGTGGAAAAATTAAATAAACTACTATATGATTATTGTATTAAAAATGATTTAATATATATAAGTGTTAATACAAAATTATCTAACAATAACCTTCTTATGGATAAATATACAGTAGATGGCATTCATTTGAATGATAAAGGTTATGAAATTTGGTCAGAAATTATAAAAAAGAAAATGTAG
- a CDS encoding glycosyltransferase family 2 protein — translation MYDVSIITVNYNSSDDTLNMIESVENKTTLSYEIIVVDNNSSIEEYKKLEILKTKENIKLIRSRLNLGFAGGNMLGFKEANSKYLFFLNNDTLLINNVIDILYKDCENDNNIGLISPQLFDENINKTTTFRYFPTVSEKYLGKGFSNFISTKKRYNNKKEYENIIDVEVVSGASMFFNKECFENINGFDTDFFLYCEEEDLSKRVIDYGLKVCFEPNAHLIHLCGKSTGRNFKIEREFIISYFKLLDKHFGFIRRGLLKLHIFLKYLFKANKNETNKKLFNFIFQKNKQKYSLRNEQKMSDE, via the coding sequence ATGTATGATGTGTCAATAATAACTGTTAATTATAATAGCTCAGATGACACCTTGAACATGATAGAAAGTGTTGAAAATAAAACAACACTAAGTTATGAAATAATAGTTGTTGATAATAATTCTTCTATTGAAGAATATAAAAAATTAGAAATATTAAAAACAAAAGAAAATATAAAACTTATAAGAAGTAGGTTAAATTTAGGTTTTGCCGGTGGTAATATGCTTGGATTTAAAGAAGCCAATTCTAAATACCTATTTTTTTTAAATAATGACACTTTACTTATAAATAATGTTATAGATATCTTATATAAAGATTGTGAAAATGATAATAATATAGGTTTAATCTCTCCTCAACTTTTTGATGAAAATATTAATAAAACTACAACTTTTAGATATTTTCCAACAGTATCAGAAAAATATCTAGGAAAAGGTTTTTCAAACTTTATTTCTACAAAAAAAAGATATAACAATAAAAAAGAGTATGAAAATATCATAGATGTAGAGGTAGTAAGTGGAGCTTCCATGTTTTTTAATAAAGAGTGTTTTGAAAATATAAATGGGTTTGATACTGATTTCTTTCTTTATTGTGAAGAGGAAGATTTATCAAAAAGAGTAATAGATTATGGTTTAAAAGTTTGTTTTGAACCAAATGCACATTTGATTCACTTATGTGGGAAAAGCACAGGTAGAAACTTTAAAATAGAAAGAGAGTTTATAATCTCATATTTTAAATTATTAGATAAACATTTTGGATTTATTAGAAGAGGTTTACTTAAATTACATATATTTTTAAAATATCTATTTAAAGCAAATAAAAATGAAACAAATAAAAAACTATTTAATTTTATATTTCAAAAAAATAAACAAAAATATAGTTTAAGAAATGAACAAAAGATGAGTGATGAGTAA
- a CDS encoding glycosyltransferase, which yields MNDYDNITISVIVSVYKDTEALDLILNSLLNQTIDDFEIIISEDCESSEMQTYLKKYKDNKRITHLSQKDDGWKKNIALNKAVRHAKGDYLIFIDGDIIPYRDFVEKHKQNITHSRILCGKRVELGSFFSKLIRKGYLGTYIIEKLYWLFLPFLALDKARHIEEGLKLKKDSSLEKKLNKKRPMIIGCNFSCFKKDLEFINGFDEDYTTPSVGEDIDLTWRFQHFGIDSKSVRYLANTFHLYHPRTWNKQTVDNNNKIMKQKWDNEEFICYNGLIKKQKEKTE from the coding sequence ATGAATGACTACGATAACATAACGATTTCAGTTATAGTTTCTGTATATAAAGATACTGAAGCGTTAGATTTAATCTTAAATAGTTTGTTAAATCAAACAATTGATGATTTTGAAATTATTATTTCAGAAGATTGTGAATCATCGGAGATGCAAACTTATTTAAAAAAATATAAAGATAATAAAAGAATAACTCATCTTTCGCAGAAAGACGATGGTTGGAAAAAGAATATTGCACTTAATAAAGCTGTTAGACACGCAAAAGGTGATTATCTTATTTTTATTGATGGTGATATAATACCTTATAGGGATTTTGTAGAAAAACATAAACAAAATATAACCCATAGCAGAATTCTTTGTGGTAAAAGAGTTGAGTTAGGAAGTTTTTTTAGTAAACTTATAAGAAAGGGCTATTTAGGCACTTACATAATCGAAAAGCTATATTGGCTATTTCTTCCATTTCTTGCTCTTGATAAGGCAAGACATATTGAAGAGGGATTGAAGTTAAAAAAAGACTCTTCCCTTGAAAAAAAATTAAATAAAAAAAGACCTATGATTATAGGATGTAATTTTTCATGTTTTAAAAAAGATTTAGAATTTATAAATGGATTTGATGAAGACTATACTACACCATCTGTAGGGGAAGATATAGATTTAACTTGGAGATTTCAACACTTTGGAATTGATTCAAAATCAGTTAGATATCTTGCAAATACATTTCACCTATATCATCCAAGAACTTGGAATAAACAAACAGTTGATAACAATAATAAAATCATGAAACAAAAATGGGATAATGAAGAGTTTATTTGTTACAATGGACTAATAAAAAAGCAAAAGGAGAAAACTGAATGA
- the rfbA gene encoding glucose-1-phosphate thymidylyltransferase RfbA, giving the protein MKGIILAGGSGTRLYPITKGVSKQLTPIYDKPMIYYPLSVLMLAGIKEILIISTPHDLPRFKDLLGDGSDLGIEFSYIEQPSPDGLAQAFILGEEFLDGEDACLILGDNIFYGHGMDQLLANSIKNAKDDNNATVFGYRVNDPERYGVAEFDENGNVTSIEEKPKIPKSNYAVIGLYFYPKDVVQKAKQVKPSARGELEITTLNQDFLDEGRLKVELMGRGYAWLDTGTHESMLEASTFIQTIEKRQGLKVACLEEIAFEMGYISKEKLIELAQPLKKNQYGQYMIKRANEGKMTK; this is encoded by the coding sequence ATGAAAGGGATAATATTAGCTGGAGGTAGTGGAACAAGACTATATCCAATTACAAAAGGGGTAAGTAAACAATTAACCCCAATATATGACAAACCAATGATTTATTATCCCCTTTCAGTTTTAATGTTAGCAGGAATAAAAGAGATTTTAATAATCTCAACACCACATGATTTACCAAGATTTAAAGACCTTTTAGGTGATGGTTCAGATTTAGGAATAGAGTTTTCATATATAGAACAACCAAGTCCAGATGGACTAGCACAAGCTTTTATTTTAGGTGAAGAATTTTTAGATGGAGAAGATGCTTGTTTAATACTTGGTGATAATATTTTTTATGGACATGGAATGGATCAACTTCTTGCTAACTCAATAAAAAATGCAAAAGATGATAACAATGCCACTGTATTTGGATATAGAGTTAATGACCCCGAAAGATACGGCGTTGCTGAATTTGATGAAAATGGAAATGTAACTTCTATTGAAGAAAAACCAAAAATTCCAAAATCAAACTATGCTGTAATTGGATTATATTTTTATCCTAAAGATGTAGTTCAAAAAGCGAAACAAGTAAAACCTTCAGCAAGAGGAGAACTTGAAATCACAACTTTAAACCAAGATTTTTTAGATGAAGGAAGATTAAAAGTTGAACTTATGGGAAGAGGATATGCTTGGCTTGATACAGGTACACATGAGAGTATGTTAGAAGCTTCAACTTTTATTCAAACCATTGAAAAAAGACAAGGTTTGAAAGTAGCTTGCTTAGAAGAGATTGCTTTTGAGATGGGGTATATTTCTAAAGAAAAACTAATAGAATTAGCTCAACCATTAAAAAAGAATCAGTATGGTCAATATATGATAAAAAGAGCAAATGAAGGAAAAATGACAAAATGA
- the rfbC gene encoding dTDP-4-dehydrorhamnose 3,5-epimerase — translation MNFIRTEIPDVVICEPKVFGDHRGYFVETFREDKLEEFLGFKINFCQDNESKSSYGVLRGLHYQLAPHAQTKLVRVITGKVLDVAVDIRKGSPSFGKYVAVELSSENKRQLLVPRGFAHGFVVLSQEATFAYKVDSYYSPECDRGIAFDDKDINIDWQIPHDKLSLSEKDTKQPKFNETNDLFEYSVDYYKK, via the coding sequence ATGAATTTTATAAGAACAGAAATTCCAGATGTTGTAATATGTGAACCAAAAGTATTTGGAGACCATAGAGGTTATTTTGTTGAAACTTTTAGGGAAGATAAACTTGAAGAATTTTTAGGATTTAAAATAAATTTTTGTCAAGATAATGAGAGCAAATCTTCATATGGTGTATTAAGAGGTTTACATTATCAATTAGCACCCCATGCACAAACTAAATTAGTTAGAGTTATTACAGGAAAAGTATTGGATGTAGCTGTTGATATAAGAAAAGGTAGTCCAAGCTTTGGTAAATATGTTGCAGTTGAATTAAGCAGTGAAAATAAAAGACAACTACTAGTACCAAGAGGATTTGCCCATGGTTTTGTAGTATTAAGCCAAGAAGCTACTTTTGCATATAAAGTTGATAGCTATTATAGTCCAGAATGTGACAGAGGTATAGCTTTTGATGATAAAGACATTAATATTGATTGGCAAATTCCACATGATAAATTAAGTCTTTCAGAGAAAGATACTAAACAACCAAAATTTAATGAAACTAATGATTTATTCGAATATAGTGTAGACTATTATAAAAAATAA
- the rfbD gene encoding dTDP-4-dehydrorhamnose reductase — translation MINILVTGSNGQLGSEIKALSKDYSYNFFFASKDKLDISQKEELEELLDKNNFNVIINCAAYTAVDKAEDDYDNANKINNDAVKNLAQISKEKDIKLIHISTDYVFDGENFRPYVEDDETNPKGVYGETKLAGEKTMVNINPLNSIIIRTSWVYSFFGNNFVKTMLRLGEQKDSLGVIFDQVGTPTYAKDLAKAILDILPTIKNEKVEIYNYSNEGVLSWYDFAKEIMKMAKLNCKINPLETKDYPTPAKRPHYSLLNKAKIKKDFKINIPYWKDSLDDCLIRLEVRK, via the coding sequence ATGATAAATATTTTAGTTACAGGTTCTAATGGACAATTAGGAAGTGAGATAAAAGCTCTTTCAAAAGATTATAGTTATAATTTCTTTTTTGCTTCTAAAGATAAACTTGATATTTCCCAAAAAGAAGAATTAGAAGAATTACTTGATAAAAACAATTTTAATGTAATAATAAATTGTGCAGCATACACAGCAGTAGATAAAGCAGAAGATGATTATGATAATGCAAATAAAATTAATAATGATGCAGTAAAAAATTTGGCCCAAATTTCAAAAGAAAAAGATATTAAGCTTATCCATATTTCCACTGATTATGTTTTTGATGGTGAAAATTTTAGACCATATGTTGAAGATGATGAGACTAACCCAAAAGGTGTTTATGGAGAAACTAAGCTAGCTGGTGAGAAAACTATGGTTAATATAAATCCACTAAATTCAATTATAATAAGAACCTCTTGGGTTTACTCTTTTTTTGGGAACAACTTTGTAAAAACAATGCTTAGACTAGGTGAACAAAAAGATTCTCTTGGTGTTATTTTTGATCAAGTAGGTACTCCAACTTATGCAAAAGACTTAGCAAAAGCAATTTTAGATATTCTACCAACAATAAAAAATGAAAAAGTAGAAATATATAATTATTCAAATGAGGGTGTTTTATCATGGTATGATTTTGCAAAAGAGATTATGAAAATGGCAAAATTAAATTGTAAAATCAATCCTTTAGAAACAAAAGATTATCCAACACCTGCAAAAAGACCACACTATTCCCTTTTAAATAAAGCAAAAATAAAAAAAGATTTTAAAATAAATATTCCTTATTGGAAAGATAGTCTTGATGATTGTCTTATAAGATTAGAGGTTAGAAAATAA
- the rfbB gene encoding dTDP-glucose 4,6-dehydratase produces MKSILVTGCAGFIGSNFVPYFLDKFEEYQIINIDLLTYAGDLENLKECENDSRYKFVKGDICNRELIEFIFKEYDIRGVIHFAAESHVDNSIKNPGVFIETNVNGTYTLVDVAYKYWMDKPFTYKEEYKDCRFHHISTDEVYGTLSSDPEDLFTENTPYAPNSPYSASKASSDMIIRAYVETFGMNCVITNCSNNYGPKQHDEKLIPTIIRNALKGNPIPIYGDGKNIRDWLYVLDHCKGIDLVYHNGEKGETYNIGGRNERTNLQIVNKICEILDKEVPKDSSYKELITFVEDRAGHDRRYAIDATKLEEELGWKADENFDTGIVKTIQWYLNKYNY; encoded by the coding sequence ATGAAATCAATATTAGTTACAGGTTGTGCAGGATTCATAGGAAGCAATTTTGTACCATATTTTCTAGACAAATTTGAAGAATATCAAATTATAAATATTGACCTGCTTACTTATGCAGGAGATTTAGAAAATCTAAAAGAGTGTGAAAATGATTCAAGATATAAATTTGTTAAAGGTGATATTTGTAATAGAGAACTAATAGAGTTTATTTTTAAAGAATACGACATAAGGGGAGTTATTCACTTTGCAGCAGAATCACATGTAGATAACTCTATTAAAAATCCAGGAGTTTTTATTGAAACAAATGTAAATGGTACATATACTTTAGTTGATGTAGCATATAAATATTGGATGGATAAACCATTTACTTACAAAGAGGAATATAAAGATTGTAGATTTCATCATATCTCAACAGATGAAGTTTATGGAACACTTTCTTCTGATCCTGAAGATCTATTTACTGAAAACACGCCTTATGCTCCAAATTCACCATATTCAGCTTCAAAAGCCTCATCAGATATGATTATAAGAGCTTATGTGGAAACTTTTGGAATGAATTGCGTTATTACAAATTGTTCAAATAATTATGGACCAAAACAACATGATGAGAAACTAATACCAACTATTATTAGAAATGCCCTAAAAGGGAACCCTATTCCAATCTATGGGGATGGTAAAAACATTAGAGATTGGTTATATGTACTTGATCATTGTAAAGGTATCGATTTAGTTTACCATAATGGGGAAAAAGGTGAAACTTATAATATTGGTGGAAGAAATGAGAGAACAAATCTTCAAATAGTAAATAAAATATGTGAAATTCTGGATAAAGAGGTTCCTAAAGATTCATCGTATAAAGAGTTAATAACTTTTGTAGAAGATAGAGCTGGGCATGATAGAAGATATGCAATAGATGCAACAAAGTTAGAAGAAGAGTTAGGATGGAAAGCAGATGAAAATTTTGATACAGGTATTGTTAAAACTATTCAATGGTATTTAAATAAATATAATTATTAA
- a CDS encoding glycosyltransferase, with protein sequence MTSNTDINFDIIIDLTRLDSFKFIDIITNLEKLNYKNCSTCFIVNSLNDLKNHQNFKTIEKKEKELSEIYNDIIFSAKSDYLIFLEGNEKLIPNSLNILNDILKKNNYNFIYSNNFLLKNNKSIIKYKSNISKNLLYSYNYIGKSTIFKRTFLKDIKGFDNYKSVESIFYDLTLRIIEKTKNIYFLDQELFYNDLTLEKEFSSNENLQVLENMRIRNNLNANIEKGLFHNSYRIKFNLENKPLVSIIIPFKDQPKLLQNCLNSIINLSTYDNFEIIGISNNSKEKETFKQMEIFENKDSRIKFVEYNVPFNYSHINNYAVKNHSKGKHIIFLNNDIEIISNDWIESLLEYSQQEEIGCVGAKLLYPNNTIQHCGIKVGGDNVAQHFLAHLKIENNGYEYRESLVQNVTAVTAACMMIKKSLLEEIDYFDENLTVAYNDVDLCLKAIKKGKVNIFTPYCKAYHYESISRGSDRNGEKLKRLLKEQTILKDKNKDILEKEDLYITDNIFNQMQLEIHDIKNKNILKKIRIYSKPIREKIKKFIKGSK encoded by the coding sequence TTGACTTCAAATACAGATATCAATTTTGATATTATAATAGATTTAACTCGGCTTGATAGTTTTAAATTCATTGATATAATTACTAATTTAGAAAAATTAAATTATAAAAACTGTTCTACTTGTTTTATTGTTAATTCTTTAAATGATTTAAAAAACCATCAAAACTTTAAAACTATTGAAAAAAAAGAAAAAGAACTATCTGAAATTTATAATGATATAATTTTTTCTGCTAAAAGTGACTATCTGATTTTTTTAGAAGGAAATGAAAAACTTATTCCAAATAGTTTAAATATATTAAATGATATTTTGAAAAAAAACAACTATAATTTTATATATTCAAATAATTTCTTACTAAAAAATAATAAATCAATTATCAAATACAAATCAAATATTTCTAAAAATCTTTTATATAGTTACAACTATATAGGGAAGTCTACCATTTTTAAAAGAACTTTTTTAAAAGATATAAAAGGATTTGATAATTATAAAAGTGTAGAAAGTATTTTTTATGATTTGACTCTAAGAATAATTGAAAAAACGAAAAATATATATTTTTTGGACCAAGAATTATTCTATAATGATTTAACATTAGAAAAAGAATTTAGTTCAAATGAAAATTTACAAGTTTTAGAAAATATGAGAATAAGAAATAATCTTAATGCAAATATTGAAAAAGGTTTATTTCATAATTCTTATAGAATAAAATTCAATTTAGAGAATAAACCTTTAGTATCAATTATTATACCATTTAAGGATCAGCCAAAACTACTTCAAAATTGCCTTAATTCTATTATTAACCTATCAACATATGATAATTTTGAGATAATTGGTATTTCAAATAATAGTAAAGAAAAAGAAACTTTTAAACAAATGGAAATATTTGAAAATAAAGATTCAAGAATAAAATTTGTAGAATATAATGTACCTTTTAACTACTCACATATTAATAATTATGCTGTTAAAAACCATTCAAAAGGTAAACATATCATTTTTTTAAATAATGATATTGAAATAATTTCAAATGACTGGATTGAATCTTTACTTGAGTATTCACAACAAGAAGAAATAGGATGTGTTGGAGCAAAACTTTTATATCCAAACAATACAATTCAACATTGTGGGATAAAAGTTGGAGGAGACAACGTAGCTCAACATTTTTTAGCTCACCTAAAAATTGAAAATAACGGTTATGAATATAGAGAATCTTTAGTTCAAAATGTTACTGCTGTTACCGCTGCTTGTATGATGATAAAAAAATCTCTTTTAGAAGAGATTGATTATTTTGATGAGAATCTTACTGTTGCTTATAATGATGTTGATTTATGCTTAAAAGCTATAAAAAAAGGAAAGGTAAATATTTTTACTCCTTATTGTAAAGCATATCATTATGAATCAATTTCAAGAGGCTCAGATAGAAATGGAGAAAAACTCAAAAGACTTCTAAAAGAGCAAACTATTTTAAAAGATAAAAATAAAGATATATTAGAAAAAGAAGATTTATATATTACTGATAATATATTTAATCAAATGCAATTAGAAATTCATGATATAAAAAATAAAAATATATTAAAAAAAATAAGAATATACTCTAAACCAATTAGAGAAAAAATTAAAAAATTTATAAAAGGGTCTAAATAA
- a CDS encoding glycosyltransferase family 2 protein — MDKKLISVAMCTYNGGKYLKEQLNSIINQTYKNIEIIICDDGSSDNTIEIIKEYSKKYSFIKFFQNEKNLGFVKNFEKSISLCSGDYIALADQDDIWKEKKLELFINEIKENLLIYSDAIIMDGDGTISNKELIRPKGNLVKGKCNKAFLFTNCVSGNTLMFKKELLENILPIPETITYHDIWIAFVASTYGTITFTEEAMTYYRRYSEQITSTREKNYKSLRDRFNTKKASNIKSAKDAINNLTIFKKISILDNETKLIIDISLKHLKNFSNSYFSNNLYRVLKKYKDEVFEIKKDKKRIKYVRRLSYGLKMHKLTFFAI; from the coding sequence ATGGATAAAAAATTGATTTCAGTTGCAATGTGTACATATAATGGGGGTAAATACTTAAAAGAACAATTAAATTCTATTATAAATCAAACATATAAAAATATTGAAATCATAATATGTGATGATGGTTCTTCTGATAATACAATTGAAATAATTAAAGAATATTCAAAAAAATATAGTTTCATAAAATTTTTTCAAAATGAAAAAAATCTTGGCTTTGTTAAAAATTTTGAAAAATCTATATCTTTATGCAGTGGAGACTATATAGCCCTTGCTGATCAAGATGATATTTGGAAAGAAAAAAAACTTGAACTTTTTATCAATGAAATAAAAGAAAATCTTCTTATCTATTCTGATGCAATAATCATGGATGGAGATGGAACTATTTCAAATAAAGAATTAATTAGACCAAAAGGAAATTTAGTAAAAGGAAAATGTAACAAAGCTTTTCTTTTTACAAACTGTGTATCAGGCAATACTCTAATGTTTAAAAAAGAACTATTAGAAAATATTTTACCAATCCCTGAGACTATTACTTATCATGATATTTGGATTGCTTTTGTTGCCTCTACTTATGGGACAATTACTTTTACAGAAGAAGCAATGACTTATTATAGACGATATTCTGAACAAATAACAAGTACAAGAGAAAAAAACTATAAAAGTTTAAGAGATAGATTTAATACTAAAAAAGCTTCAAATATTAAATCTGCTAAAGATGCAATCAATAATCTTACTATATTTAAAAAAATTAGTATTTTAGATAATGAAACTAAATTAATAATTGATATATCATTAAAACATTTAAAGAATTTTTCAAATAGCTACTTTTCAAATAACTTATATAGAGTTCTAAAAAAATATAAAGATGAAGTATTTGAAATTAAAAAAGATAAAAAACGTATAAAATATGTAAGAAGATTGAGTTATGGATTGAAAATGCATAAATTAACTTTTTTTGCAATATAA
- a CDS encoding FdtA/QdtA family cupin domain-containing protein, whose translation MIGKLIDFKINGDNRGSLIAIENNHNVPFDIKRVYYIFDTKKDVRRGFHAHKNLKQLAISVSGSCKFLLDNGKDKEYIELNSPNQGLLLDGLVWREMFDFSEDCVLLVLTNEYYDENDYIRDYSKFLEEINND comes from the coding sequence TTGATAGGGAAATTAATAGATTTTAAAATAAATGGGGATAATAGAGGATCATTAATTGCAATAGAAAATAATCATAATGTTCCATTTGATATAAAAAGAGTCTACTATATATTTGATACTAAAAAAGATGTAAGACGAGGATTTCACGCTCACAAAAACCTTAAACAACTAGCAATAAGTGTATCTGGAAGCTGTAAATTTCTATTAGATAATGGAAAAGATAAAGAATACATAGAATTAAATTCACCAAATCAAGGTCTCCTCCTTGACGGATTAGTTTGGAGAGAAATGTTTGACTTTAGTGAAGATTGTGTACTACTTGTATTAACTAATGAATATTATGATGAAAATGATTATATTAGAGATTATTCTAAATTCTTAGAAGAAATAAATAATGATTAA
- a CDS encoding GNAT family N-acetyltransferase: protein MRTVMLEDAEFIYNIRQNQNKTKYLSKITGTVQSQKEWIKSYKEREKIEKEFYFVIESKNDERLGLVRMYDFQYDSFCWGSWLIKENAPKTTAIESALQIYEFGFYKLGFKKSHFDVRKENKKVISFHKRFGAQIIDENELDYFFNFDKNQYEVIKEKYKRYL, encoded by the coding sequence ATGAGAACAGTTATGTTAGAAGATGCAGAATTTATTTATAACATAAGGCAAAATCAAAATAAAACGAAATATCTTTCAAAAATTACAGGAACAGTTCAATCTCAAAAAGAATGGATAAAAAGTTATAAAGAAAGAGAAAAAATAGAAAAAGAATTTTATTTTGTGATAGAATCAAAAAATGATGAAAGACTGGGCCTTGTAAGAATGTATGATTTCCAATATGATTCATTTTGTTGGGGAAGTTGGCTTATAAAAGAAAATGCCCCAAAAACTACGGCTATAGAATCAGCACTTCAAATATATGAATTTGGATTTTATAAATTAGGATTTAAAAAATCTCATTTTGATGTAAGAAAAGAAAATAAAAAAGTAATATCATTTCATAAAAGATTTGGTGCACAAATTATAGATGAAAATGAACTAGATTATTTTTTTAATTTTGATAAAAATCAGTATGAAGTAATAAAAGAAAAATATAAAAGGTATTTATAA